In the genome of Candidatus Glassbacteria bacterium, the window CCACCACGCACCAGCAGTTGACCCCAGAGGAGCAGGAGTCGACCGGTGTGACCGACGATTACGTCCGCCTCTCGGTCGGTATCGAGGATGTCGACGACATTATCGCCGCCCTGGACCAGGCGCTGAAGAAGAGCCAGGAGTAAACGTATGGCCGATCGCCCGCAGACAAAGGGCGCACGGAAGAACGGCGAGCACAAGGGGATCAAGGGTCCGGAACACCCTCAATCGGTGGGCTGGACCCGGCCCCGGCGCGTCGAGCTGGTGGGGCCGGACGATGAGCCCTTCCGGCTGGAGGCCGGCGGCAGCTTGGCCCCGGTCACTGTGGAGTACGAAACATACGGCCGGATCAACGAGGCCGGCGACAACGTTATCCTGATTGTCCATGCCCTTTCCGGCGACGCTCACGCGGCGGGCTGGGACGAGGAAGCGGGCGAGGACAACCGCAAGTGGCGCACCCGCAAGCCGGGATGGTGGGACGAGCAGGTGGGCCCCGGCCTGCCGCTGGATACCGACCGCTTTTATTTTATCTGCGCCAACGTGCTTGGCTCCTGCTACGGCACCACCGGCCCGATGACAACCGATCCCGCCACCGGTAAACCCTTCGGACTGCGCTTCCCCCTGGTTACGACCGGAGACTGGGTCCGCCAGCAGGCCAAACTGCTCGACCATCTCGGGATCGGCAAGCTCTACGCCGTTATCGGCGGCTCGCTCGGCGGCCAGCAGGCCCTGGAATGGGCGCTTGCGTTTCCCGAGCGGGTGGAGCGCTGTATCATCCTCGCCTCCAACGCCAGGCTCAGTACCCAGGGCTTGGCGTTCAACGCCGTGGCGCGGCACTCAATCCTGTCGGATCCCAATTTCAACAACGGTGACTACTACGGCGGCGCTCCTCCCGCCGAGGGACTTGCCGCCGCCCGGATGCTGGGCCATATCACCTACCTCAGCGACGAGGCGATGTACCACAAATTCGGGCGCAGGTTGCAGGGTAAAAGCGCTCCCGATTTCAGTTTCGGCATTGAGTTCGAGGTGGAGAGCTACCTCGCATACCAGGGCCGCAGTTTCGTGGAGC includes:
- a CDS encoding homoserine O-acetyltransferase, which codes for MADRPQTKGARKNGEHKGIKGPEHPQSVGWTRPRRVELVGPDDEPFRLEAGGSLAPVTVEYETYGRINEAGDNVILIVHALSGDAHAAGWDEEAGEDNRKWRTRKPGWWDEQVGPGLPLDTDRFYFICANVLGSCYGTTGPMTTDPATGKPFGLRFPLVTTGDWVRQQAKLLDHLGIGKLYAVIGGSLGGQQALEWALAFPERVERCIILASNARLSTQGLAFNAVARHSILSDPNFNNGDYYGGAPPAEGLAAARMLGHITYLSDEAMYHKFGRRLQGKSAPDFSFGIEFEVESYLAYQGRSFVERFDANAYLYLTRAMDYYDAASYWGDGDLTEACGRIRSKVLVVSFSTDWLYPPRECRELALAICRNRQPVTYVNIPSNYGHDAFLVEHDQLGGLLRDFLALREGG